CACAATTTTCGAAAGATGGATGCACGTCTTAAACACTCAATTCGACGATGACATAAGTTATATCTTTTTGAAGTATTTAAGGCGTGATGGTAAGATCAGTGAACCTTCAGCGCTCACAGTAAGTGCCCGCCAACTATCACTCTTACGGGTAACCAAAGTTCGAAAGGTATCAACTTGGAGAAACGTCTAGTACAAAGCCTGATAATTCGAAACGATCTTGAGGAAGCAAAATCTGAGATATTGCAGAAAGGACTTTTGCTTTCGATTGCTCACGTTAAAATAGCTTTCTTGGCATTCCATAATCTTTGCGACTTCGAGAGGTCCATTCGATACAAATACGCTGATCATCGCGAGTTGAGCGAACTATTTGACAAGTGTCGCTCAAACGCGGAATTCTTTTCCTATTTGCGTAACAAGTTCACCGGTCAGCTAACGGATGACCTTATCGAAAAGAGTTTAGAATGGAAGCCTGAGATTTCCCTCACGTTGGGTCGAGAACATGATTCCGATATCATATTGATCTATAACTTCTGGCTGCTGGAAACCGCAATCAACACCTATGTCGACGCTGAAGGCAACCACAAGGTATTCGATTCTGAAACTGACCTAATGTACCCTCCAGATTTTAAGCGTTTTGAGAGCGCACTGACTACAACCGTCGACCAAGCGGTCGAATTTCTTTCTGCTGTGGAGGCCATTTTTAAGCCATTTGTTTCATCTCCGACTACAGAAGAAGAAAAAATGGAGCTATTTCAGAAGGCAGGCCTCACAAACTTCTATTACCTCAAGAAAGGGGGGCGCTGATAGCGCCTCTCCAATCATTTACGGCTCGAAGCCGCGTCCGCGCCGTGGACGCGGGGCGCGTTCACGCTTGCTGCCTTCTTCCTCTCGATGCTTCTCCCGCTTGCGCGTGCGGCTGAACTCAGGATCAGGCCGATCACCACGCATGTAGTGGGCAACATCCTCACGTAGCCGCAGCAGCTCTTCTTGAGCCGCTTCTCTTTGGATTCGGATGTCGCGCTGGACGGCTTGCCGCTCCTCAATTTGCTTGAAGATCAGCGCGTCCTTTTCGGCGCGGTCGCGGTGCAGGGCTTCCAGCGCTTCATGTTCATTCTGCTTTCTGACTTTGGCATATTTGCCTGTCAGCCGATGCCAGATGCCCGAGACACCTTTCGGCAGACGCTCAGCCCGCTTGCGGGTTTCGGCCTGCCAGCGTTTCTCATGGGCTTCGGAGAGCTGGCGGCGCTCTTCCTGATGCCGCCCGACAATATCCGCCTTGCGGAAGTCTATCTGCAAAGACCGTCGCGCCGCGTCCCGTTCGGCCTGCTTGATGAATTCTTGCAGCTTGGCCGTCATCCCGCCCGCAATGTCGCCCTTTACCTGATCGACCGAGCGAAGAGTTTGCGGATCGCCGAGTTTGGCTTCCACGTCCTTTGCCTTCACGCCGCTGCAACGGGCAACGGCATAGACCTCGCCGCGATAATCGACCGCGACGAAGCCGCGCCGATCACCCTTGGCAAGCCAGAGCCCGCGCTCCTTGAGCGCCTGTTCAAACGCTGCGCGGTTGTCTGACGTTTCCCAGACAGTCTTGAAGACCGCCTTCAGCTCCTTCGCGTCAAGGCCAGTCCTCTGCGCTTGCTGCCATTCTTCCCGCGAGAAGGTGAAGGGATCACGCAAGCGCCGATTCTCCAGGCCGCGCGGCATCGCCCAGCCGTGGTCTATGTAGAGCTGGCGCGACACATCGCGCAGCTTGATTTTGTAGTGGTTCAGGTTGATCGCTCGCATCCGCTCGCTGTCGATCCGCGACCAAACAGCATGAGCGTGTCGCCGTCCGTCCTTCTCATGGAAGACAATGGCGCGGGGCTGGCCTTCAAGCCCGAGCGTGGCTTCTACTTGCTCTATCGCCCTTTCGAAGTCCTCGATGGATGCATTCGCGCCTTCGGGCGGATTGAAGCTCATCGAGAACAGGTGCTTTTCGCAGCGCGTTCCCCGCGCAATGGCATCGGCTTCGCCGAATGCCTCGACCAGATCATCACTGATGAAGCCGCGCACATCGTGAAGTTCGACATGATCGTTGTCCCGCATCGCCAGCAGGTAGCGGGCGAGCTGCGGGGCATTGCCGCGCTCTTTGGCTTTCAAGATCATGGCTCGCTCCCTGGCACTTTACCGAGAGCAGCCAAGAGTTCCGCGCGCATTTCCGAGATTTCGCGGCAGGCTTCTTTGATTTCAGCTTCCGTTTCGGGTGTGACAGGCAAAGAGCCCGAGTTCACCGCTTTGGCGAGCTGGTTCATGTTTTGGGACAGGCGAGACTGACCAAGAGCCCCAGCCATGCGGCCAAGGGCTTCCTTGTCCTGAACAGGGCTGTTGCCGCGCTTCTTGCGCGGTGCAGCATCAGCGCCGAAAAGCCGCTCGCGGATATATGCGGCAAGGGTCATGCCACCCCGTTCCGCATCCAGCCGCGCCCGTTCTTCATAGGTCAGGCGCAGGGAAAAGGGCGGCGGATAGTCCGTCTTCTTCGCCTCTGCCTTGGCTATGTTATTGAATTCATGTCGCGAATGTGTCATCTTCGCACCTCAGACTTTTAAAGTCCGAACGGGCGAGATGGTATTCCCACTCTTGGAGAGCCTCAATCAGGGAGTTCAAGTCCTCTCCCTCTAGGCGCACCATCCTCCCGCAAAATTCCGTAATGTGCCAGTAATGACTGCTGCAGATCCGGGCCTGTTCGAACAGATAATGGCGTCTGGCCGAGGTCTTCGTGAAGGGGGCAGGCCGGGCAGTGCCTCTGGTGTGCTGTTGATCACGAGAGCGGAGAATTCGCATCAGCCGGTCCGACGACGGGCACTGACGATGCTTGGGATTCGCAGCACGCGAAGTTTGCAGAGGTGAGCAGCATCGAAAGTTTCTTGCACGAGGCGTAGTGGTCTCGCAGGTAAAGATACGAATAACATGTTACATAAATTTACAGTTGAATAATATTTGGTAACATATAAGGCTATGCGAAAGGGCCGTGAAACGCTCGTCCATGTAAGTTTCGAGGAGGAAACTTAATGTCGCAACAGCCAGATCAGGCCGTTCTCGAAGACGCTGCGCCCTCTGGGGAGGAGGCGAAGTGGGTTCCAACCTATTGCTACAACTGTGTTGCCGGACCAGACCTTCTTACCGTCAAGGTGGAGAACGGTGTGGCCACCAATATCCGTCCTGACTTCAGCGCCGAGGGCATTCATCCGGCATCGGGGCGCGTTTGCGTCAAGGCGTTTGGGCTGCTTCAGAAGACCTATAACTCCAACCGTATCCTTACCCCGATGCGACGCACCAACCCCAAGAAGGGGCGCGATCAGGATCCCGGCTGGGAGCCGATCTCGTGGGATGAGGCGCTGGGAGAGA
This window of the Rhodobacteraceae bacterium LMO-JJ12 genome carries:
- a CDS encoding relaxase/mobilization nuclease domain-containing protein; translation: MILKAKERGNAPQLARYLLAMRDNDHVELHDVRGFISDDLVEAFGEADAIARGTRCEKHLFSMSFNPPEGANASIEDFERAIEQVEATLGLEGQPRAIVFHEKDGRRHAHAVWSRIDSERMRAINLNHYKIKLRDVSRQLYIDHGWAMPRGLENRRLRDPFTFSREEWQQAQRTGLDAKELKAVFKTVWETSDNRAAFEQALKERGLWLAKGDRRGFVAVDYRGEVYAVARCSGVKAKDVEAKLGDPQTLRSVDQVKGDIAGGMTAKLQEFIKQAERDAARRSLQIDFRKADIVGRHQEERRQLSEAHEKRWQAETRKRAERLPKGVSGIWHRLTGKYAKVRKQNEHEALEALHRDRAEKDALIFKQIEERQAVQRDIRIQREAAQEELLRLREDVAHYMRGDRPDPEFSRTRKREKHREEEGSKRERAPRPRRGRGFEP